Proteins encoded together in one Entomobacter blattae window:
- a CDS encoding NAD(P)-dependent oxidoreductase produces the protein MDAFETIGFIGYGAMASRMGANLKKAGYSIVAYTPSGKGGTDTTIPFFSSPKAVAEKTNCVIICVPKDCDLATSTYGPEGVFAGLKKGSLVINTSTVSPEASETLYHYGKDRGIDVLDAPVSGSTPEAEAAQLIILAGGENQAFEKAQPIFNHIGRIALHAGPAGHGARLKLVVNGIMGATLAVIAEGVAYGEASGIERDTLYHALSELAVISPHHKRKLGLAQKKDFSPTFPGSLMLKDMGLLMNAALAVKAALPTMAVATQQLTRSTKAYPTQDYSALLGLVEKEE, from the coding sequence ATGGATGCTTTTGAAACAATAGGCTTTATCGGCTACGGTGCCATGGCCTCTCGCATGGGGGCTAACCTTAAAAAAGCGGGGTATTCCATTGTGGCCTACACACCTTCTGGCAAGGGAGGAACAGATACCACTATTCCATTTTTCTCCAGCCCCAAAGCGGTAGCGGAAAAAACAAACTGTGTTATTATTTGTGTTCCTAAGGATTGCGATCTGGCAACTTCCACCTATGGACCAGAAGGCGTTTTTGCCGGACTAAAAAAGGGTAGCTTGGTGATTAACACCAGTACCGTTTCCCCAGAAGCATCGGAAACCCTTTACCATTACGGTAAAGACCGTGGGATTGATGTTTTAGATGCTCCTGTTTCAGGCAGTACGCCAGAGGCAGAAGCAGCACAGTTAATTATTCTGGCTGGTGGTGAAAACCAGGCTTTTGAAAAAGCCCAACCTATTTTTAACCACATTGGACGCATTGCTCTTCATGCAGGCCCTGCCGGACATGGTGCACGGTTGAAACTGGTGGTTAATGGTATAATGGGGGCAACCCTTGCGGTTATCGCAGAGGGCGTAGCCTATGGTGAAGCCTCCGGTATTGAAAGGGATACGCTCTATCATGCCCTCTCAGAGCTTGCTGTGATTTCCCCCCATCACAAACGTAAACTTGGTCTCGCACAGAAAAAAGACTTTTCTCCCACATTTCCTGGCTCATTAATGCTTAAAGATATGGGCCTTCTGATGAATGCAGCCCTCGCCGTTAAGGCAGCCCTCCCCACTATGGCAGTAGCAACACAACAACTGACCCGTTCAACCAAAGCTTATCCCACACAAGATTATTCTGCCCTTTTAGGGCTTGTGGAAAAAGAAGAATAA
- a CDS encoding squalene/phytoene synthase family protein — MSDNAAKNKLFFSQNLSPCGQLVRNADPDLFFCIVCAPQEKREECFVLVAFYHEMLKATYIRHSYERNGAMAGFIRLQWWYETLEGQGEYHEVAKPLLEMLAMEKVHRSSLLAMIEAVEQELQGVNSWDDWQNTLQASAGLLHALLAEILGVKEKSALEQASHAGTIFEMARQRRFLFSLLKAGRFFLPEVFLQEWHSDRVKATEKGIPEEMATAYEMIVKKRALDLLKKQPSYALSRKEIMPWLPLALARRDLNRSMNPPGHPLGHQRGKRSGGWQKRRNVGDWLAVLAAYVSKNP, encoded by the coding sequence ATGAGTGATAACGCAGCTAAAAACAAATTATTTTTTTCGCAAAATCTTTCACCTTGTGGTCAATTGGTTCGCAACGCAGACCCAGATCTATTCTTTTGTATAGTGTGTGCTCCCCAGGAAAAAAGGGAAGAGTGTTTTGTTTTGGTTGCTTTTTATCATGAAATGTTAAAAGCAACCTATATCCGCCATTCTTATGAACGGAATGGAGCGATGGCGGGTTTTATACGGCTACAATGGTGGTATGAAACTCTTGAGGGGCAGGGCGAATATCATGAAGTGGCCAAGCCATTGCTTGAGATGCTCGCTATGGAAAAAGTGCATCGTTCTTCTCTTCTGGCCATGATCGAAGCGGTGGAGCAAGAGTTACAAGGGGTTAATAGCTGGGACGATTGGCAGAATACCCTTCAGGCCAGTGCGGGGCTTCTCCACGCCTTGCTGGCAGAAATTTTAGGGGTAAAGGAAAAGTCTGCCCTTGAGCAGGCCAGCCATGCTGGAACAATTTTTGAAATGGCTCGACAGAGACGTTTCTTATTTTCGTTATTAAAAGCTGGGCGTTTTTTTTTGCCAGAGGTTTTTTTGCAAGAATGGCATTCTGATCGAGTGAAGGCCACAGAAAAAGGAATTCCTGAAGAAATGGCAACCGCTTACGAAATGATCGTGAAAAAGCGCGCATTGGACCTGCTGAAGAAGCAACCTTCCTATGCTCTTTCTCGGAAGGAGATAATGCCGTGGCTGCCTTTAGCCCTTGCCAGGAGAGATTTAAACCGCTCAATGAACCCTCCCGGTCATCCTCTTGGTCATCAGAGGGGGAAGAGAAGTGGAGGTTGGCAAAAAAGACGGAATGTAGGAGATTGGCTGGCGGTTCTTGCAGCCTATGTGAGCAAAAACCCTTAA
- a CDS encoding superoxide dismutase, translated as MTFELPNLPYAANALAARNMCQETLELHHDKHHQAYVTALNGFVEQNASLQGKTLEDIVKLSYNKPDMAGIFNNSGQHWNHIIFWQSLSPQGGTIPSKLAEKIKADFGSEDSFKDAFRNAAATQFGSGWAWLVLDPSGKLKVTKTANGSNPLAEGHGKVLLGLDVWEHSYYLDFRNRRPDYILNFLNQLANYEFAEAQLLAA; from the coding sequence ATGACTTTTGAACTTCCAAACCTTCCCTATGCAGCCAACGCCCTTGCTGCACGCAATATGTGCCAGGAAACTCTAGAGCTCCATCATGATAAGCACCATCAGGCCTATGTTACCGCTCTTAACGGGTTTGTGGAACAAAACGCCTCCTTGCAGGGTAAAACATTGGAAGATATTGTAAAGCTTTCTTATAACAAGCCAGATATGGCTGGCATTTTTAATAACTCAGGCCAGCATTGGAACCATATTATCTTCTGGCAGTCCCTTTCTCCCCAAGGGGGAACCATCCCTAGCAAACTGGCAGAAAAAATCAAGGCTGACTTTGGCTCCGAAGATAGCTTTAAAGATGCTTTCCGCAATGCTGCAGCCACACAGTTTGGTTCAGGCTGGGCTTGGTTGGTGCTTGATCCCTCTGGGAAGCTGAAGGTTACAAAAACTGCCAATGGCTCAAATCCCCTTGCTGAAGGCCATGGGAAAGTTCTTCTGGGGCTAGATGTGTGGGAACATTCCTATTATCTGGACTTCCGTAACCGTAGACCTGATTATATTCTTAACTTCCTGAATCAGCTGGCTAACTACGAATTTGCTGAAGCCCAGCTCTTGGCAGCCTAA
- the rbsK gene encoding ribokinase has protein sequence MVTHILVIGSLNMDMEVDVERFPQPGETIISRNFSMSFGGKGANQAVAAARLGGKVSMLGAVGDDEYGTQILTNLARNNIDHTLVKTQKDHSSGKAIITRSRGQNTIMVIPGANHSITEHDLDAASVLIEQVDVLLIQYELPKEVIIKAIKLGHHYNKTVIVNPAPMLSLPQDIRQQVSYFIPNEHEIFSLAQYHTQTPEEIILSCPARMIMTYGEKGVLYSLDQKQVEQLPAPKVNTIDTTGAGDCFCGAFSVFQKTYPLNQAIERAIKASALAVTKPGAQSAMPYLDELSFD, from the coding sequence ATGGTTACGCATATTTTGGTTATCGGTAGCCTGAATATGGATATGGAAGTAGATGTTGAACGTTTCCCACAACCAGGGGAAACCATTATCAGCCGTAATTTTTCTATGTCCTTTGGTGGAAAAGGAGCCAATCAGGCTGTTGCAGCCGCACGACTCGGTGGAAAAGTCAGTATGCTTGGTGCCGTGGGCGATGATGAATACGGCACACAGATTCTTACCAACCTTGCCCGTAACAACATTGACCATACCCTTGTAAAAACACAGAAAGATCATTCTTCTGGAAAAGCGATTATTACCCGTAGCCGCGGACAAAATACGATCATGGTTATCCCTGGAGCAAACCACAGCATAACAGAGCATGATCTTGATGCCGCTAGTGTGTTAATTGAGCAGGTCGATGTTTTGTTAATTCAATATGAATTGCCAAAAGAGGTGATCATAAAAGCCATCAAGCTCGGCCATCATTACAATAAAACTGTCATTGTCAATCCTGCTCCTATGCTCTCCCTCCCCCAAGACATCCGCCAGCAGGTTTCATATTTTATTCCTAATGAGCACGAAATTTTCTCCCTGGCCCAATATCATACCCAAACACCAGAAGAGATCATTCTCTCTTGCCCTGCACGTATGATTATGACGTACGGGGAGAAAGGCGTTCTTTACAGTCTAGACCAAAAACAGGTAGAACAACTACCCGCTCCGAAGGTTAATACTATCGACACTACTGGGGCCGGAGATTGTTTTTGCGGAGCCTTTAGTGTTTTCCAGAAAACCTATCCCCTAAACCAAGCCATTGAACGAGCGATAAAGGCTTCTGCCCTGGCAGTGACCAAACCTGGTGCGCAATCAGCCATGCCGTATCTAGATGAGCTCTCCTTCGATTAA
- the pabB gene encoding aminodeoxychorismate synthase component I, which translates to MHHPHSSDVFLLFDDQIKGTSQLFSNPLVKISCQRPEELVGCLQKMDSLRQKGWFLAGYLSYEAGYTLMEFPKTLHPTRTASTPILEFYAFKAPQFLTSSEVETFLLQQSSSHASKLASPPVITNIHAGVTFETYQQNFQKITQALLNGEIYQINYTFPLHFQFQGAFSTLYQKLRKTQKTAYSAWLSLPDYSIISLSPELFFKKQHHLIQTRPMKGTIQRGKDQAEDLHLQHTMLADSKTQAENLMIVDLLRNDLSRIAQNHSVKVEQLFKIETYETLHQLVSSITAHISPTLSLQEILKALFPCGSVTGAPKYAAMKLINHLEAASREVYTGAIGYITPDNDMCFNVPIRTLFIKQSGHGTMGIGSGIVMDSDVQSEWKECFLKADFLKKTNNSFQLIEALYLPSFTKSTFQRVPNHLLRHLERLKNSAQVFGFTMPEEPIKNALLDFCQTLSSAAQKIRLTLDQTGHFTLTASVAEEPVGVQLIRIELEEKVSSTDIFLYHKTTHRPLYTKYWDLCQKQGLYDCLFINQHHIITESTRHNFFIKQGDIFYTSPLSSGLLDGITRRLLLEQKQNIYREKNLTCQDILNADELYLTNAVRGMVKVKLCPQTLFELTQLGYKKVTA; encoded by the coding sequence ATGCATCATCCCCACTCTTCTGATGTTTTTCTCCTTTTTGATGATCAAATAAAGGGAACAAGCCAGCTTTTTTCTAACCCCCTTGTAAAAATCTCCTGCCAGCGTCCGGAAGAGCTTGTTGGCTGTCTACAAAAAATGGACTCTCTACGCCAGAAAGGGTGGTTTTTGGCCGGCTATCTCTCTTACGAAGCGGGTTACACCCTTATGGAATTTCCCAAAACGCTTCATCCTACACGAACTGCCAGCACACCTATTTTGGAATTTTATGCCTTCAAGGCTCCACAATTTCTTACGTCTTCTGAAGTAGAAACCTTTCTTCTTCAGCAAAGCTCATCACATGCTTCAAAATTAGCCTCTCCTCCTGTTATCACCAATATCCATGCTGGGGTAACGTTTGAAACTTACCAGCAAAATTTTCAAAAAATTACCCAGGCCCTTCTTAATGGAGAAATTTACCAGATCAATTATACCTTTCCCCTGCATTTTCAATTTCAGGGGGCTTTCTCGACCCTGTATCAAAAATTACGAAAAACCCAAAAAACAGCTTATAGTGCTTGGCTTTCATTACCTGATTATTCCATTATTTCTCTCTCACCAGAGTTATTTTTTAAAAAACAACACCACCTCATTCAAACACGTCCCATGAAAGGAACCATACAAAGGGGCAAAGATCAGGCTGAAGATTTGCATCTTCAACACACCATGCTTGCCGATAGCAAAACCCAGGCTGAAAACCTGATGATCGTTGACTTATTACGGAATGATCTCTCACGTATCGCTCAAAACCATTCGGTGAAAGTTGAACAGCTTTTTAAAATAGAAACTTACGAAACCCTTCATCAGCTGGTTTCTTCCATCACAGCACACATCTCCCCTACCCTCTCTTTACAGGAAATATTAAAAGCGCTTTTCCCCTGTGGGTCAGTAACAGGTGCGCCTAAATACGCCGCCATGAAACTGATCAACCATTTAGAAGCAGCCTCCAGAGAAGTTTATACAGGCGCTATTGGCTATATTACGCCTGATAATGACATGTGCTTTAACGTTCCCATTCGCACCTTATTTATTAAACAGTCCGGTCATGGCACTATGGGGATAGGAAGCGGCATTGTTATGGATTCTGATGTGCAGAGCGAATGGAAAGAATGTTTTCTAAAAGCAGATTTTCTAAAAAAAACCAATAACAGCTTTCAGCTTATCGAAGCTCTCTACTTGCCTTCTTTTACAAAATCCACTTTTCAAAGAGTGCCAAATCACTTATTGCGGCATTTAGAACGTCTTAAAAATTCGGCCCAGGTTTTTGGCTTTACCATGCCAGAGGAGCCTATAAAAAATGCCCTTCTGGATTTCTGCCAAACTCTTTCTTCTGCGGCTCAGAAAATTCGGTTAACACTGGATCAAACAGGGCATTTTACCCTCACAGCCTCGGTTGCTGAAGAGCCCGTAGGTGTTCAACTCATTCGTATAGAGCTGGAGGAAAAGGTTTCATCTACGGATATTTTCCTTTACCATAAAACCACCCACCGCCCACTTTATACAAAATATTGGGACCTATGCCAAAAACAAGGCCTTTATGATTGCCTGTTTATAAACCAGCATCATATCATTACGGAATCAACCCGGCACAATTTTTTTATAAAACAGGGGGACATCTTTTACACCTCTCCTCTCTCCTCAGGCCTACTGGATGGTATCACCAGAAGGCTTCTCCTCGAGCAGAAGCAAAATATTTACCGGGAAAAAAACCTTACTTGTCAGGATATCCTCAATGCAGATGAGCTTTATCTGACCAATGCGGTAAGAGGGATGGTTAAGGTAAAACTATGCCCACAAACCCTTTTTGAGCTCACTCAACTGGGCTATAAAAAAGTAACAGCTTGA
- a CDS encoding 2-hydroxyacid dehydrogenase, which yields MKPVILQIERMMPEIEKRLNEAFEVHHYTGDLPDTALAERIKGVATGGGSGLAPKIFDALPNLEIIAINGVGTDAVDLEKAKARGVRVTTTPGVLTNDVADMAIGLMISLLRNLALGDRFIRAEKWGKETMPLGRTVSGKPFGIMGLGHIGRNIAKRLVPFEGSIYYFDPRSHDDVPYVYVPNLVDLAKKVKVLFIAASGGPKSLHTINQEVLEALGPEGVIINVARGSVVDEKALVKALQEKTIAGAALDVFEHEPNVPAELKSMDNVVISPHQASATRETRLAMGDLVFRNLEDHFAGKPLLTAVV from the coding sequence ATGAAGCCTGTGATTCTTCAGATAGAACGTATGATGCCTGAAATTGAAAAGCGCTTGAATGAGGCTTTTGAGGTTCATCATTATACAGGTGATCTTCCTGATACAGCCCTGGCAGAACGGATAAAGGGCGTTGCGACTGGTGGTGGGAGTGGTTTGGCACCGAAAATTTTTGATGCCCTTCCCAATCTGGAAATTATTGCTATCAATGGCGTGGGAACAGATGCTGTTGATTTAGAGAAAGCAAAGGCCAGGGGGGTACGGGTCACCACAACACCAGGGGTATTAACCAATGATGTTGCAGATATGGCCATTGGCTTAATGATTTCGCTCTTAAGAAACCTTGCACTTGGTGATCGTTTTATACGGGCTGAAAAATGGGGAAAAGAGACCATGCCACTGGGGAGAACCGTCAGTGGGAAACCGTTCGGTATTATGGGATTAGGCCATATTGGGCGCAATATTGCCAAACGTCTGGTGCCTTTTGAAGGGAGTATCTATTATTTTGATCCCCGTTCGCATGATGACGTTCCTTATGTCTATGTTCCCAATCTGGTTGACCTTGCTAAAAAGGTTAAGGTTTTATTTATTGCTGCCAGTGGTGGCCCAAAATCCCTGCATACCATTAACCAGGAAGTATTGGAGGCCCTTGGCCCAGAGGGAGTGATTATTAACGTAGCCCGTGGAAGTGTGGTGGATGAAAAAGCCCTTGTGAAGGCTTTGCAGGAAAAAACCATAGCGGGTGCTGCACTTGATGTTTTTGAGCATGAACCCAATGTGCCAGCAGAGTTAAAATCTATGGACAATGTGGTGATTTCTCCCCATCAGGCTAGCGCAACCCGTGAAACACGCCTTGCCATGGGTGATTTGGTTTTTAGAAATCTGGAAGACCATTTTGCAGGTAAGCCATTATTAACAGCTGTCGTTTAA
- a CDS encoding 2-keto-4-pentenoate hydratase: MSFNPEISIKALLQARKTHTQLASLPEGGIPESWEEMFAIQNGVAHALLGSGYGPIVAWKVGAPKPDGQPFGAAIWNQTFFENVESVNVRDYYKVGVEAEIVYRFGKTFLRRENPYTAEDILAAIATVHPAIELVDTRFVDMGKQTFFINQADQGSHGALIIGKPMENWKTLVPVEEPITLTINGEIRAQHKGGNSAGDTIRGLTWIVNHALESEECVPAGTAVTTGSTTGTIFVEKGSKITAQFEHVGTLSLSLPG, translated from the coding sequence ATGTCATTTAACCCTGAAATTTCTATAAAAGCCTTATTGCAAGCTAGAAAAACCCATACCCAGTTGGCTTCTCTTCCTGAGGGGGGAATTCCTGAGAGCTGGGAAGAGATGTTTGCCATACAAAATGGGGTTGCCCATGCGTTGCTAGGTAGTGGGTATGGTCCGATTGTTGCCTGGAAGGTGGGTGCCCCCAAACCTGATGGCCAGCCTTTCGGGGCCGCCATATGGAATCAGACTTTTTTTGAAAATGTAGAAAGTGTGAATGTCCGGGATTATTATAAAGTGGGGGTTGAGGCCGAGATTGTCTACCGTTTTGGAAAAACCTTTCTCAGAAGGGAAAATCCTTACACTGCTGAAGATATTCTTGCAGCCATAGCCACTGTTCATCCCGCTATTGAGCTGGTTGATACCCGTTTTGTCGATATGGGAAAGCAGACCTTTTTTATAAACCAGGCCGATCAGGGAAGCCACGGGGCCTTGATTATTGGAAAGCCCATGGAGAATTGGAAAACGTTGGTTCCGGTAGAAGAGCCCATTACGTTGACTATTAACGGTGAGATTCGAGCCCAGCATAAGGGGGGAAATTCTGCAGGCGATACAATCAGGGGCCTCACTTGGATTGTTAATCATGCCTTGGAAAGTGAAGAGTGTGTTCCTGCAGGCACAGCCGTTACGACAGGCTCTACCACAGGGACGATTTTTGTGGAAAAAGGGTCAAAAATTACAGCGCAGTTTGAGCATGTCGGCACGTTGTCACTTTCTCTTCCAGGATAG
- a CDS encoding LacI family DNA-binding transcriptional regulator — protein sequence MDIINNNSSRKGKVNLLQVAQKAGVSRSTASLVLRKSPLVAFNTRKKVEAAMEELGYVYNRSAAILREGKTQIIGLLVCDIANPSISEVMVGLDCFLQKQNYFSFLANSQDSVERQSYLLQRFKEHNMDGLIFCPAINTPLTLLYELERLNMPYVQVLRRINEKKGDYVGADYAQGIELAILHLIRLNHRHIAFIGGSSKTSAGQERLESFIRIMKREHLSTDYIIPTALNVYEGAKGLDMLLERAPSVTAAICFNDLIALGVMNALHAKGYIPGQDFSVIGVDDFPIADSIWPALTTVSTRSQEVGEVAGRLLLRRIANRALPLERVTLPTRLVIRQSCGAI from the coding sequence ATGGATATAATCAATAATAACTCTTCTCGTAAAGGCAAAGTTAACCTTTTGCAGGTGGCCCAAAAAGCGGGCGTTTCGCGGTCAACAGCTTCTTTGGTGTTGCGTAAAAGCCCATTGGTTGCTTTTAACACCCGTAAAAAAGTTGAGGCAGCCATGGAAGAGTTAGGGTACGTCTATAACCGCAGTGCTGCCATATTGCGTGAGGGTAAAACCCAGATTATTGGTCTTTTGGTATGTGATATTGCCAATCCAAGCATCTCTGAGGTGATGGTAGGGTTGGATTGTTTCTTACAAAAACAGAATTATTTTTCGTTTCTGGCTAATAGCCAAGACTCTGTTGAGCGTCAGAGTTACCTTTTGCAGAGATTTAAAGAGCATAATATGGATGGTCTGATTTTTTGCCCCGCGATCAACACACCCTTAACCCTTTTATATGAGCTAGAACGGCTGAATATGCCCTATGTGCAGGTGCTACGCAGAATAAACGAGAAAAAAGGGGATTATGTGGGAGCAGATTATGCCCAAGGGATAGAACTGGCTATTTTGCATCTTATCCGCCTTAATCATCGCCATATCGCTTTTATAGGAGGGTCCTCGAAAACATCTGCAGGACAGGAGAGGTTGGAGAGTTTTATTCGGATCATGAAAAGAGAACATCTTTCTACGGACTATATTATTCCCACTGCTCTGAATGTTTATGAAGGTGCAAAAGGGCTGGATATGCTTTTAGAACGTGCCCCTTCTGTCACAGCGGCAATCTGCTTTAACGATCTTATTGCACTCGGTGTTATGAATGCCCTGCATGCAAAGGGATATATTCCAGGACAAGATTTTAGTGTGATCGGAGTGGACGATTTCCCTATTGCGGATTCTATCTGGCCAGCCTTGACGACAGTTTCTACCCGTTCCCAAGAGGTTGGAGAGGTCGCAGGAAGGCTCTTGTTGCGCCGTATTGCCAACCGGGCCTTACCCCTCGAACGTGTTACACTTCCTACCAGGTTAGTCATTCGGCAATCTTGTGGGGCAATATAA
- a CDS encoding MFS transporter, whose protein sequence is MNDPSPQLHQQAPAEVSLSAIRKTALSSSFGSALEYYDFALFSLAAALVFKPLYFNFPKWGIVFTMATYALGFVVRPLGGIIFGYIGDRVGRKTVLVSTITLMGLSTACIGIIPTSQQIGLWAPALLIFLRILNGLGAGADQAGAAILMTELSPKSKRGFYASLPFMGIQIGTVAASLLFHFLFNNYSAEVVVSGGYWRIPFVGSLLILVVALYLRLTMKESPVFEKAQISKKEPLSLSQLLVTSKRTLLRGIGLRLAENGGSSIYQVLALSFIVEQVHTSKDTGALSLVLAAIVGACIVPIAGTLTDKFGRVKVYRAFAIMQFITALPAWWLFTLNNHIITFMTLSFVLGCATWGMFGAQGAFIPEMFGSRARYTGVSVAREASAVIAGGIAPLVGSLIIHYTGQMTGHPILAWVPIALYLMILGAFTIYTTFQIPEVAQRDLSDPRDAIDAPDSLIKI, encoded by the coding sequence ATGAACGACCCATCTCCACAGCTTCACCAACAGGCACCTGCCGAGGTATCTTTATCTGCCATTAGGAAAACTGCCTTAAGCAGTTCCTTTGGCAGTGCGTTGGAATATTACGACTTTGCTCTTTTTAGCCTAGCAGCTGCCCTTGTTTTTAAGCCTCTTTATTTTAATTTTCCAAAATGGGGTATTGTCTTTACCATGGCAACTTATGCCCTGGGCTTTGTTGTTCGCCCGCTTGGTGGGATTATCTTCGGCTATATCGGAGACAGAGTGGGCCGAAAAACGGTTCTGGTTTCTACCATTACCCTTATGGGGCTTTCTACCGCTTGCATTGGCATAATTCCTACCTCGCAACAAATTGGATTATGGGCACCTGCCTTACTCATTTTCCTGCGTATCCTGAATGGTCTTGGTGCAGGAGCAGATCAAGCAGGGGCTGCTATTTTGATGACTGAGCTCTCACCAAAATCAAAACGTGGCTTTTATGCTTCTCTTCCCTTTATGGGAATCCAGATTGGTACTGTAGCAGCTTCTCTTCTATTTCACTTTCTTTTTAATAACTATTCTGCCGAAGTTGTGGTTTCTGGTGGTTATTGGCGTATCCCTTTTGTAGGAAGCTTGCTTATCCTGGTTGTTGCACTTTACCTACGTCTCACCATGAAAGAATCCCCTGTCTTCGAGAAAGCCCAAATCAGTAAAAAAGAACCGCTTTCCCTAAGCCAGCTTCTGGTTACATCCAAAAGAACCTTGCTCCGGGGTATTGGGTTGCGCCTTGCCGAAAATGGTGGATCTTCTATCTATCAGGTTCTTGCCCTTTCCTTCATTGTGGAACAAGTCCACACTTCCAAAGATACCGGGGCTCTATCCTTGGTTCTAGCAGCTATCGTGGGAGCCTGTATCGTTCCCATTGCTGGAACACTGACAGATAAATTTGGGCGTGTAAAAGTCTATCGGGCGTTTGCGATCATGCAATTTATTACTGCCCTGCCCGCTTGGTGGCTATTTACCCTTAACAACCATATTATTACCTTTATGACCCTAAGCTTTGTGCTTGGCTGTGCAACATGGGGAATGTTTGGCGCTCAAGGGGCCTTTATTCCAGAAATGTTTGGAAGCCGCGCCCGGTATACTGGCGTTTCAGTTGCCCGAGAAGCTTCAGCCGTTATCGCCGGTGGGATAGCCCCCCTCGTTGGAAGCCTTATTATCCACTATACAGGCCAAATGACAGGCCACCCAATATTGGCTTGGGTTCCAATTGCCCTTTATCTCATGATCTTGGGCGCCTTTACCATCTACACAACATTTCAAATTCCAGAAGTTGCCCAAAGGGATCTTAGTGATCCCAGAGATGCGATCGACGCACCAGATAGCCTGATAAAAATCTAA
- the yajC gene encoding preprotein translocase subunit YajC — MELLNFFVSPAYAQSAEGGFNSSTLLAIVPYLGVFAIVYFIMIRPQQKKAREHKEQLNKIRRGDKIVTAGGIVGVVQKSLEDSDEIEVEISPGVKVKVIKSTITTVVSSAAAPAPANDSASQKKK, encoded by the coding sequence ATGGAACTATTGAATTTTTTTGTTTCACCAGCCTATGCCCAAAGCGCAGAAGGAGGCTTTAATAGCTCAACCCTTTTAGCCATTGTCCCATATTTGGGTGTTTTTGCTATTGTATATTTTATTATGATCCGCCCGCAGCAAAAAAAAGCCAGGGAACATAAGGAGCAGCTTAATAAAATTCGCAGGGGCGATAAAATCGTTACTGCCGGTGGAATTGTTGGGGTTGTACAAAAAAGTTTAGAAGATTCTGATGAAATTGAAGTTGAAATCTCTCCAGGGGTAAAAGTAAAGGTGATTAAAAGCACCATTACAACTGTGGTCAGTAGCGCCGCGGCCCCTGCCCCTGCAAATGATTCCGCTAGCCAAAAAAAGAAATAA
- a CDS encoding ATP-binding protein: protein MDNKTLSSIIPFLQRIASSLERLAPPPPQAETLHTGTAFLWQPELSQLQRIEHVAYVELDKLQGIDQQKQLVMENTFHFSQGLPANNTMLWGARGMGKSSLVKACHAWVNSQIHEESNQIVLIEIERDDLATLPLLLSLLRQSQRRFILFCDDLSFEKEDADYKALKSVLDGGIAGKPANVLFYATSNRRHLMPRDMIENERSTAISPSETIEEKVSLSDRFGLWIGFHNCSQETYLEMVSTYAKARSLNIDQTTLFQKANSWAVTRGARSGRVAYQFIEDLTARLHEKHL from the coding sequence ATGGACAATAAGACTTTATCGTCAATCATTCCATTTTTACAACGCATTGCCAGCAGCTTGGAACGCCTTGCTCCCCCTCCCCCCCAAGCCGAAACCCTCCACACAGGGACAGCCTTTCTCTGGCAGCCAGAACTTTCCCAGCTTCAGCGGATAGAGCATGTTGCCTATGTAGAGCTTGATAAACTCCAAGGAATAGACCAACAAAAGCAGCTTGTTATGGAAAACACCTTTCATTTCTCACAAGGGCTTCCAGCTAACAACACCATGCTATGGGGGGCCCGTGGCATGGGTAAATCATCCTTGGTAAAAGCCTGCCATGCTTGGGTCAATAGCCAAATTCACGAAGAGAGCAACCAGATTGTACTTATTGAAATTGAGCGCGATGACCTGGCCACCTTGCCCTTGCTCCTCTCCTTACTACGGCAAAGCCAAAGGCGTTTTATCCTCTTTTGTGATGACCTCTCCTTTGAGAAGGAAGATGCTGACTATAAAGCTCTTAAATCCGTATTGGATGGAGGGATTGCCGGCAAACCTGCCAATGTGCTTTTTTATGCAACCAGTAACCGCAGGCACCTTATGCCACGTGATATGATTGAAAATGAGCGCTCTACAGCTATTTCCCCTTCTGAAACTATTGAAGAAAAGGTCTCACTCTCTGACAGGTTTGGTTTATGGATTGGCTTTCATAACTGCAGCCAAGAGACATATCTGGAAATGGTCAGCACCTATGCTAAGGCTCGATCGCTTAATATAGACCAGACCACTCTATTTCAAAAGGCCAATAGCTGGGCTGTAACCAGAGGGGCTCGTTCTGGGCGGGTCGCCTATCAGTTTATAGAAGATCTCACCGCACGCCTCCACGAAAAACACCTATAA
- a CDS encoding 50S ribosomal protein L23: MFDMIHASLITEKATVFSEKSQVVFRIALYAAKPHINVAVKALLTVKKRP; the protein is encoded by the coding sequence ATGTTTGATATGATCCATGCATCTTTGATTACTGAAAAGGCTACTGTCTTTTCGGAAAAGAGCCAGGTTGTATTTCGTATTGCGCTCTATGCGGCCAAACCACACATTAACGTTGCTGTTAAGGCTTTGTTGACCGTCAAAAAAAGACCATGA